A genomic segment from Nocardia cyriacigeorgica GUH-2 encodes:
- a CDS encoding ABC transporter ATP-binding protein, which yields MERVPQPDPDLLIDFTDVTIRRSGHTLVGPVTWQVELDERWVVLGPNGAGKTSLLRMAAAEVHPTSGIAHLLGEVLGKVDVSELRPRIGLSSAAVAGRVPREEKVSDLVVSAGYAVLGRWRERYDDVDTDRAIDMLESLGAEHLADRTYGTLSEGERKRVLIARALMTDPELLLLDEPAAGLDLGGREELVERLGDLAADPDAPAIVLVTHHVEEIPPGFTHGLLLNEGSVVAQGLLSDVLTAENLSEAFSQSIALDRVDGRYFARRARRFGKHRSR from the coding sequence ATGGAGCGCGTGCCGCAACCGGATCCCGATCTGCTCATCGATTTCACCGACGTCACCATCCGCCGCTCGGGCCACACCCTCGTCGGCCCGGTCACCTGGCAGGTGGAGCTCGACGAACGCTGGGTCGTGCTCGGCCCCAACGGCGCGGGCAAGACCTCACTGCTGCGGATGGCCGCCGCCGAAGTCCATCCCACCTCCGGCATCGCGCATCTGCTCGGCGAGGTGCTCGGCAAGGTCGACGTCAGCGAACTGCGGCCGCGCATCGGCCTGTCCTCGGCCGCGGTAGCGGGCCGCGTGCCGCGCGAGGAGAAGGTCAGCGATCTGGTGGTCTCGGCCGGCTACGCGGTGCTGGGCCGCTGGCGCGAACGCTACGACGACGTCGACACCGACCGCGCGATCGACATGCTGGAAAGCCTCGGCGCCGAACACCTCGCCGACCGCACCTACGGCACCCTGTCCGAGGGCGAACGCAAGCGCGTCCTCATCGCCCGCGCGCTGATGACCGACCCCGAACTACTCCTACTCGACGAACCCGCCGCCGGACTCGACCTCGGCGGCCGCGAGGAACTGGTGGAACGCCTGGGCGATCTGGCCGCCGACCCGGACGCCCCCGCGATCGTGCTGGTCACCCACCACGTCGAGGAGATTCCGCCGGGATTCACGCACGGCCTGTTGCTCAACGAAGGCTCGGTGGTCGCCCAGGGCCTGCTCAGCGACGTCCTCACCGCCGAGAACCTCAGCGAAGCCTTCAGCCAATCCATTGCCCTCGACCGTGTCGACGGACGCTACTTCGCCCGCCGGGCGCGCCGCTTCGGGAAACACCGCTCGCGCTGA
- a CDS encoding AMP-binding protein, with translation MHTSVESHTGTVTALPTIRPAAVDPQAVVLSAADVSLSYAELDSWSNRLARLLLEIGAGPGIRVAIAVDEPVEAVVAERAVVKIGAIPMTMRTGESTAFGTGIGVTTKDERAHLDDRITWLVLDDRSTLRRYLAGSDEPLTEADFAVTARSA, from the coding sequence ATGCACACTTCAGTCGAATCGCACACCGGCACCGTCACCGCGCTGCCGACGATCCGGCCCGCCGCGGTCGATCCGCAGGCGGTCGTGCTCTCCGCCGCGGATGTCTCCCTGTCCTATGCCGAGCTGGACAGCTGGTCGAATCGGCTGGCCCGGCTGCTGCTCGAGATCGGCGCCGGTCCGGGCATCCGGGTCGCGATCGCCGTGGACGAGCCGGTGGAGGCCGTGGTCGCCGAACGCGCCGTGGTCAAGATCGGTGCCATCCCGATGACGATGCGGACCGGCGAATCCACCGCCTTCGGCACCGGCATCGGCGTCACTACCAAGGACGAGCGCGCCCATCTCGACGACCGGATCACCTGGCTGGTGCTCGACGACCGGTCGACCCTGCGCCGCTACCTGGCCGGCTCCGATGAGCCGCTGACCGAGGCCGATTTCGCGGTCACCGCGCGCTCGGCCTGA
- a CDS encoding peptidyl-tRNA hydrolase, translated as MTNTPESVEAIEDPAPAEPRPTDGDFAARHAELATGYGGAGDPDDPAMVQAMQMVLYLPKADPPARSALLAAAAASAVALCLDPRVGPGGEWADRYLAWKRSRIRKVARRARGAQWAAANEVDGVTVELGGAQARALVPGPVGQIDPRIRKLQIGGTDLEHDDPGPPDPELPVLWVNSALGMTLGKAAAQVGHASMLLAGALPESAARAWAEREFACAVRESDPEHWAELSRAVAGGTAVAVRDAGFTEVAPGSMTVIATPGLLTR; from the coding sequence ATGACCAACACTCCGGAATCGGTCGAGGCGATCGAGGATCCCGCACCCGCCGAACCCCGGCCGACCGACGGCGATTTCGCCGCCAGGCATGCCGAACTCGCCACCGGATACGGCGGCGCAGGCGACCCCGACGATCCGGCCATGGTGCAGGCCATGCAGATGGTGCTCTACCTGCCCAAGGCCGATCCGCCGGCGCGCAGCGCGCTGCTGGCGGCCGCGGCGGCCTCGGCGGTGGCCTTGTGCCTGGACCCGCGCGTCGGACCGGGCGGGGAATGGGCGGACCGGTATCTGGCGTGGAAACGGTCGCGGATCCGCAAGGTCGCCCGGCGGGCGCGCGGTGCGCAGTGGGCCGCGGCGAACGAGGTCGACGGCGTCACCGTGGAGTTGGGCGGCGCTCAGGCCCGCGCCTTGGTACCAGGGCCGGTCGGGCAGATCGATCCGCGGATCCGGAAGTTGCAGATCGGCGGCACCGACCTCGAGCACGACGATCCGGGACCGCCGGACCCCGAACTGCCCGTGCTGTGGGTCAATTCGGCGCTCGGGATGACCCTCGGCAAGGCCGCGGCGCAGGTGGGGCACGCGAGCATGCTGCTCGCCGGTGCGCTACCGGAATCGGCCGCGCGCGCCTGGGCCGAGCGTGAGTTCGCCTGTGCGGTGCGTGAATCGGACCCCGAACACTGGGCCGAGTTGAGCCGCGCGGTGGCCGGTGGCACGGCCGTCGCGGTGCGTGACGCCGGGTTCACCGAGGTGGCACCGGGTTCGATGACGGTGATCGCCACGCCCGGCCTGCTCACTCGCTGA
- the ctaD gene encoding cytochrome c oxidase subunit I, producing MTAVEPQPVPQLEATRPFPARTGPKGSFIYKMVTTTDPKVLGVMYLTTSMVFFLIGGLMALMMRGELARPGLQFLSPEQFNQLFTMHGTIMLLFYATAIVFGFANIILPLQIGAPDVAFPRLNAFSYWLYAFGATMATAGFITPGGAADFGWTAYVPLTDILHSPGVGTDLWILGLAVSGLGTILGGVNMLTTVVCLRAPGMTMFRMPIFTWNIAVTSVLVLLAFPLLTAALFGLAYDRHLGGHIYDPATGGILLYQHLFWFFGHPEVYIIALPFFGIVSEIFPVFSRKPIFGYTTLVYATLGIAALSIAVWAHHMYATGAVLLPYFSFMTFLIAVPTGVKFFNWIGTMWKGQLTFESPMLFSIGFIVTFLFGGLSGVILASPPLDFHVTDSYFVVAHFHYVLFGTIVFATYAGIYFWFPKMTGRMMDERLAKWHFWTTFIGFHTTFLVQHWLGAEGMPRRYADYLPSDGFTTLNTVSTIGAFVLGASMLPFLWNVFKSYRYGEVVTVDDPWGYGNSLEWATTCPPPRHNFYELPRIRSERPAFELHYPHMVERMRAEAHVGWGSGKHATEVHEGAALTK from the coding sequence GTGACTGCCGTAGAGCCCCAGCCAGTCCCTCAATTAGAAGCGACTCGGCCTTTTCCGGCGCGGACCGGTCCCAAGGGGTCGTTCATCTACAAGATGGTCACCACGACCGACCCGAAGGTCCTCGGCGTCATGTACCTGACGACCTCGATGGTCTTCTTCCTCATCGGTGGCCTGATGGCGCTGATGATGCGTGGTGAGCTGGCGCGCCCGGGTCTGCAGTTCCTCTCGCCCGAGCAGTTCAACCAGCTGTTCACCATGCACGGCACGATCATGCTGCTGTTCTACGCGACGGCGATCGTGTTCGGCTTCGCCAACATCATCCTGCCGCTGCAGATCGGCGCCCCCGACGTCGCCTTCCCGCGCTTGAACGCCTTCAGCTACTGGCTGTATGCGTTCGGCGCGACCATGGCGACCGCGGGCTTCATCACCCCCGGTGGTGCCGCCGACTTCGGCTGGACGGCCTACGTCCCGCTGACCGACATCCTGCACTCGCCGGGCGTCGGCACCGACCTGTGGATCCTGGGCCTCGCGGTCTCCGGTCTGGGCACCATCCTCGGTGGTGTCAACATGCTGACCACCGTCGTCTGCCTGCGCGCGCCCGGTATGACCATGTTCCGGATGCCGATCTTCACCTGGAACATCGCCGTCACCAGCGTGCTGGTGCTGCTGGCCTTCCCGCTGCTGACCGCCGCCCTGTTCGGCCTGGCCTACGACCGCCACCTGGGTGGCCACATCTACGACCCGGCCACCGGCGGTATCCTGCTCTACCAGCACCTGTTCTGGTTCTTCGGCCACCCCGAGGTGTACATCATCGCGCTGCCGTTCTTCGGCATCGTCTCCGAGATCTTCCCGGTCTTCAGCCGTAAGCCGATCTTCGGTTACACCACCCTGGTCTACGCGACCCTCGGTATCGCCGCGCTGTCCATCGCGGTGTGGGCGCACCACATGTACGCCACCGGCGCGGTGCTGCTGCCCTACTTCTCGTTCATGACCTTCCTGATCGCGGTCCCGACCGGTGTGAAGTTCTTCAACTGGATCGGCACCATGTGGAAGGGCCAGCTGACCTTCGAATCACCGATGTTGTTCTCCATCGGCTTCATCGTGACCTTCCTCTTCGGTGGTCTGTCCGGTGTCATCCTCGCCAGCCCGCCGCTGGACTTCCACGTCACCGACTCCTACTTCGTGGTCGCGCACTTCCACTACGTGCTCTTCGGCACCATCGTGTTCGCCACCTACGCCGGCATCTACTTCTGGTTCCCGAAGATGACCGGCCGGATGATGGACGAGCGCCTGGCCAAGTGGCACTTCTGGACCACCTTCATCGGCTTCCACACCACCTTCCTGGTGCAGCACTGGCTGGGTGCGGAAGGTATGCCGCGTCGTTACGCCGACTACCTGCCCAGCGACGGCTTCACCACGCTGAACACGGTCTCCACCATCGGCGCGTTCGTGCTCGGCGCCTCGATGCTGCCGTTCCTGTGGAACGTGTTCAAGAGCTACCGTTACGGCGAGGTCGTCACCGTGGACGATCCGTGGGGCTACGGCAACTCGCTGGAGTGGGCCACCACCTGCCCGCCGCCGCGGCACAACTTCTACGAGCTGCCGCGCATCCGGTCCGAGCGTCCGGCCTTCGAGCTGCACTACCCGCACATGGTCGAGCGGATGCGGGCCGAGGCCCACGTCGGCTGGGGTTCGGGCAAGCATGCCACCGAGGTGCATGAAGGCGCGGCCCTGACCAAGTAA
- a CDS encoding VOC family protein — translation MAQNAAHRTGDPCWVDVYSSDPDRTIAFYGELFGWTAERDDAFGGYITFRKDGKAVGGGMGRMPDDPDSPDQWTVYLAVDDAEATAKAATEHGGQIVVPPMQVGDLGSMAILGDPAGAGVGVWQTGTFAGFEAVGLVEGGMWREHHGTPSWFELTTRDFAGAIAFYSAVFGWDDLFPISESPEFRYSTLHSTEPMRGGVMDGSSFLPEGSPGGWSVYFGADDVDATIAKAVQLGATVTAPAEDTAYGRLATIVDPNGARFSIGGDKG, via the coding sequence ATGGCACAGAACGCAGCGCACCGGACCGGCGATCCCTGCTGGGTCGACGTCTACAGTTCCGACCCCGACCGCACGATCGCCTTCTACGGAGAACTGTTCGGCTGGACCGCCGAACGCGACGACGCCTTCGGTGGCTACATCACCTTCCGCAAGGACGGCAAGGCCGTCGGCGGCGGGATGGGCCGCATGCCCGACGATCCCGACAGCCCGGACCAGTGGACGGTCTACCTGGCCGTCGACGACGCGGAGGCCACGGCGAAGGCGGCCACCGAGCACGGCGGGCAGATCGTCGTGCCGCCGATGCAGGTGGGCGACCTGGGTTCGATGGCGATTCTCGGTGATCCCGCGGGCGCGGGTGTCGGGGTCTGGCAGACCGGCACCTTCGCCGGGTTCGAGGCCGTCGGGCTGGTCGAGGGCGGAATGTGGCGCGAGCACCACGGCACACCGTCCTGGTTCGAATTGACCACTCGCGACTTCGCGGGCGCGATTGCCTTCTACAGCGCGGTGTTCGGCTGGGACGACCTGTTCCCGATCTCCGAATCACCGGAGTTCCGCTACAGCACGCTGCACTCCACCGAACCGATGCGCGGTGGTGTCATGGACGGGTCGAGTTTCCTGCCGGAAGGCTCGCCGGGCGGCTGGTCGGTGTACTTCGGCGCCGATGACGTGGACGCGACGATCGCGAAGGCGGTGCAACTGGGCGCCACGGTGACCGCACCCGCCGAGGACACCGCCTACGGCCGGCTGGCCACCATCGTCGACCCCAACGGCGCCCGCTTCAGCATCGGCGGCGACAAGGGCTGA
- a CDS encoding ABC transporter substrate-binding protein, translating into MPVSAMGLARTRIRTIMGAVVVGCAALAGAGCATPADDSASIIRTTTNIAGAGVVGLERDTAHACSLPTAPDPAAGATRTITHPFGVTEVPADPQRIVVLSTAALDAVCAVGLWERVVGAATVEGPSPQPGYLGTGIAEIPGVGTVAHPDPALIAALNPDLIIGDMPTPGADFGALSGIAPTVLVGVTGGWQDQFTTIAASLGRSGAAETALANFRTEAADAGNAVAANLTQASIVRFTADGTRVLGNETMPAQVLALTGAHRPTAQRGGSFDVDESDLQPVEGDLIYVMFAGPEGREHGEAVLRSDEWKALGAATDRRVFAVDDALWHTQGLTAARAVLTDLRNTLNAYVTD; encoded by the coding sequence ATGCCGGTGAGCGCGATGGGCCTTGCACGCACCCGAATCCGCACGATCATGGGCGCCGTCGTCGTCGGCTGCGCCGCGCTGGCCGGCGCGGGTTGCGCGACGCCGGCCGATGATTCGGCCTCGATCATCCGCACCACGACCAATATCGCCGGTGCGGGCGTGGTGGGGCTGGAACGCGATACCGCGCACGCGTGCAGCCTGCCCACCGCGCCCGATCCGGCCGCCGGCGCCACCCGCACCATCACCCACCCGTTCGGCGTCACCGAGGTGCCCGCCGATCCGCAGCGCATCGTGGTGCTCAGCACCGCCGCGCTGGACGCGGTGTGCGCGGTGGGCCTGTGGGAGCGGGTGGTCGGCGCGGCCACGGTCGAGGGGCCGAGCCCGCAGCCCGGCTATCTGGGCACCGGCATCGCCGAGATTCCCGGTGTCGGCACGGTGGCGCACCCCGATCCGGCGTTGATCGCCGCGCTGAACCCCGATCTCATCATCGGTGACATGCCTACGCCGGGCGCCGATTTCGGTGCGCTGTCGGGGATCGCGCCGACGGTGCTGGTGGGCGTGACGGGTGGCTGGCAGGACCAGTTCACCACCATCGCCGCGAGCCTGGGTCGTTCCGGGGCGGCCGAGACGGCGCTGGCGAACTTCCGCACCGAGGCCGCCGACGCCGGAAACGCGGTGGCCGCCAACCTGACTCAGGCCTCCATCGTCCGCTTCACCGCCGACGGCACCCGGGTGCTCGGCAACGAGACCATGCCCGCGCAGGTGCTGGCCCTCACCGGCGCGCATCGCCCGACCGCCCAGCGCGGCGGCTCGTTCGACGTCGACGAATCCGATCTGCAGCCGGTGGAGGGCGATCTGATCTATGTCATGTTCGCCGGTCCGGAGGGCCGCGAGCACGGCGAAGCGGTGCTGCGCTCGGACGAGTGGAAGGCCCTCGGCGCGGCCACCGATCGGCGGGTGTTCGCCGTGGACGACGCCCTGTGGCACACCCAGGGCCTGACCGCTGCCCGCGCCGTGCTCACCGATCTGCGCAATACCCTCAACGCCTACGTCACCGACTGA
- the serB gene encoding phosphoserine phosphatase SerB, whose amino-acid sequence MADTTVLVTVTGPDRPGVTSVLLAAMSRHQVSLLDVEQVVIRGRLTLGVLVTCPNDPEELQDELEEAMNTVGMHVDVDIDAEPARAPVPTHAVVILGAPVTARAFSAVSRQLAALGANIDAIRGVADYPVTGMELMVSATDTGDDTDSRLRTALADVAVAEEVDVAVERAGLARRAKRLIVFDVDSTLIQGEVIEMLAAHAGVEDEVRRVTESAMRGEIDFGESLRQRVATLEGLDESVIEEVAERIELTPGARTTIRTLRRLGFRCGVVSGGFRQVIEPLAHDLELDFVQANTLEIVDGKLTGRVVGDIVDRAAKATALRKFAAEAGVPMEQTVAVGDGANDIDMLNAAGLGVAFNAKPALREIADAALSHPYLDAVLFILGVTRDEVEAADAKDGLLRRVPLG is encoded by the coding sequence TTGGCAGACACCACAGTTCTCGTCACCGTCACCGGGCCCGACCGGCCCGGTGTGACCTCGGTGCTACTCGCGGCGATGTCGCGACATCAGGTCAGCCTGCTGGACGTGGAGCAGGTCGTCATCCGGGGCCGGCTGACCCTGGGCGTGCTGGTGACCTGCCCGAACGATCCCGAAGAACTGCAGGACGAGCTCGAAGAGGCGATGAACACCGTCGGCATGCACGTCGACGTCGACATCGATGCCGAGCCCGCCCGCGCGCCGGTGCCCACCCACGCCGTGGTGATCCTCGGCGCCCCGGTGACCGCGCGCGCCTTCAGCGCCGTCTCCCGTCAACTTGCCGCGCTGGGTGCCAATATCGACGCCATTCGCGGAGTCGCCGACTACCCGGTGACGGGCATGGAACTGATGGTCTCGGCCACCGACACCGGCGACGACACCGATTCCCGGCTGCGCACCGCCCTGGCCGACGTGGCGGTGGCCGAGGAGGTCGACGTCGCGGTGGAGCGGGCGGGACTCGCGCGCCGGGCCAAGCGGCTCATCGTCTTCGACGTCGACTCCACCCTGATCCAGGGCGAGGTCATCGAGATGCTGGCCGCGCACGCCGGTGTCGAGGACGAGGTGCGCCGGGTCACCGAATCGGCGATGCGCGGCGAGATCGACTTCGGCGAATCGCTGCGGCAGCGGGTGGCGACACTGGAGGGGCTCGACGAATCGGTGATCGAGGAGGTCGCCGAGCGCATCGAACTCACCCCGGGCGCGCGCACCACCATCCGCACACTGCGCAGGCTCGGCTTCCGCTGCGGTGTGGTCTCCGGTGGTTTCCGTCAGGTGATCGAGCCGCTGGCCCACGATCTGGAACTGGACTTCGTGCAGGCCAACACCCTCGAGATCGTCGACGGCAAGCTCACCGGCCGGGTCGTCGGCGATATCGTCGACCGGGCAGCCAAGGCCACCGCGCTGCGTAAGTTCGCCGCGGAGGCGGGGGTGCCGATGGAGCAGACCGTCGCGGTGGGTGACGGCGCCAACGACATCGACATGCTCAATGCCGCGGGCCTCGGCGTCGCCTTCAATGCCAAGCCCGCGCTGCGCGAGATCGCCGATGCCGCCCTCTCGCATCCCTACCTGGACGCGGTGCTGTTCATCCTGGGCGTCACCCGCGACGAGGTCGAGGCGGCCGACGCCAAGGACGGGCTGCTGCGCCGGGTCCCGCTGGGCTGA